Proteins from a genomic interval of Chanodichthys erythropterus isolate Z2021 chromosome 8, ASM2448905v1, whole genome shotgun sequence:
- the LOC137024906 gene encoding tripartite motif-containing protein 16-like, with protein sequence MAEARIFQDEFMCSVCLDLLKDPVTTSCGHSYCKICITSCWDQEDQMRVYSCPQCRQTFSPRPALAKNTILAEVVEKLKKIKLSADCYAGAGDVQCDVCTGRKHKAVKSCLVCLDSYCQNHLEQHETFFKGKRHNLTEATGRLQEMICQKHDKILEVFCRTDQKCICLLCTMDEHKNHDTVSAAAQRTEKQDQLKETQRLFQQRIQQREKDLQQLREAVESHKRSAQTAVEDSERIFTELIRSIERSCSEATQQIRDQEKTAVSRAEGRLERLEQEINDLRRRDAELEQLSHTQDHTHFLQSFQSLSAPPESTDVNDDPFSSLSSFDVVRESVRQLRDKLEDFCKEELKKISDRVTFSNIVPRTRNDFLQYSHQLNLDLNTVNKRLHLSERNRVITFTNTLQPYPDHPDRFDYWEQVLCRESVCGRCYWEIEWSERVYISVSYESISRKGSGNECLFGSNDQSWRLICSSSSYSFKHNNIVTKLPVKSISRRIGVYVDHSAGTLSFYSVSGDTMILIHTVQTTFTQPLYPGFTFGFGSSVKLC encoded by the exons ATGGCAGAAGCCAGAATTTTTCAGGATGAGTTCATGTGTTCAGTGTGTCTGGATCTCCTGAAGGATCCAGTGACCACTTCTtgtggacacagttactgtaAGATCTGTATTACAAGCTGCTGGGATCAGGAGGATCAGATGAGAGTCTACAGCTGCCCTCAGTGCAGACAGACCTTCAGTCCAAGACCTGCTTTAGCTAAAAACACCATTCTGGCTGAAGTGGTGGAGAAACTGAAGAAGATTAAACTTTCTGCTGACTGTTACGCTGGAGCTGGAGATGTGCAGTGTGACGTCTGTACTGGAAGAAAACACAAAGCCGTCAAGTCCTGTCTGGTGTGTCTGGACTCCTACTGTCAGAATCACCTTGAACAACATGAGACCTTCTTTAAAGGAAAGAGACACAATCTGACTGAAGCCACTGGACGACTGCAGGAGATGATCTGCCAGAAACACGACAAGATCCTTGAGGTTTTCTGCCGCACTGATCAGAAGTGTATATGTCTGCTGTGTACGATGGATGAACATAAAAACCACGACACTGTATCAGCTGCAGCacagaggacagagaaacag GACCAGCTGAAGGAGACGCAGAGGTTGTTCCAGCAGAGGatccagcagagagagaaagatcttcagcagctgagagaggctgtggagtctcataag CGCTCTGCACAGACAGCAGTGGAGGACAGTGAGAGGATCTTCACTGAGCTCATCCGCTCCATTGAGAGAAGCTGCTCTGAGGCCACACAGCAgatcagagatcaggaaaagactgcagtgagtcgagctgaaggacgactggagcgactggagcaggagatcaatgatctgaggaggagagacgctgagctggagcagctttcacacacacaggatcACACCCATTTCCTGCAG agTTTCCAGTCTCTCTCAGCTCCTCCTGAATCTACAGACGTAAATGACGATcccttcagttctctctcctctttTGATGTTGTGAGAGAATCTGTCCGTCAGCTGAGAGACAAACTGGAGGATTTCTGCAAAGAGGAGCTGAAGAAGATCTCTGACAGAG TCACTTTCTCCAACATTGTTCCCAGAACCAGGAACGACTTCCTACAAT attcccatcagctcaatctggatctgaacacagtgAATAAACGCCTCCATCTGTCTGAGAGGAACAGAGTGATTACATTCACTAACACACTCCAgccgtatcctgatcatccagacagatttgattaTTGGGAgcaggtgttgtgtagagagagtgtgtgtggacgctgttactgggagattgagtggagtGAACGTGTGtatatatcagtgtcatatgaGAGCATCAGCAGGAAAGGATCGGGtaatgagtgtttgtttggttctaatgatcagtcctggagaTTGATCTGCTCTTCTTCCAGTTACTCATTCAAACACAATAACATAGTGACTAAACTCCCAGTAAAGTCCATCAGCAGGagaataggagtgtatgtggatcacagtgcaggaactctgtccttctacagcgtctctggagacacaatgatcctcatccacacagtccagaccacattcactcaaccgctCTATCCTGGGTTTACTTTTGgttttggatcatcagtgaaACTGTGTTGA